The genomic interval GTTTTTCATGTGGGATGGTGTTTTTTGTCCTTTGTTTGAGATCCCCACTTTTCATGGATTGTAAATTACCCACGTTTTGACCAAATAAAATGCAGAAAgatatttatgataaaattCATACTATgcaattcttttttttgttttttttctcagAAAAGATTAGCAAAAGAAGCACGTGCTCAAGAAATACAGGCAAAAAATGCTGCCCTTGGGAAGAAAGGCAGAGAGCCTGCAGCTTCAAAAGGTATGAAAGGTCGTGGTGAGGCTTCATTCTACCGGGTGACTTGCAAAGTATGACTTTTCTCCATTCCCTATCGTTTGGTCAATCTTGCAAATATAGTATCTTCAATATCTTCTTTCTCGATCAAACTTGgttctttttctgtttttttttaatccctAGGATAATGGAAGAGGAATGCCACATGATGACATACCAAATATGTTTGGCCGAGGTTATTATATTACTTTGATGGtttactttcttcttctcaCTTGTAGTTATTTGCCAATGAGATCAGATTGTTGctttaaacttataaaacctatgGTGTTAGATGATACTTCATAAACTTCTCAGTGTTTCGCATGTGCAGTGCTCTCTGGAACAAAATATGGCTTGAAGCAAACCCGTGGAAAGTTTGGTCTGGGTGCAAAGATGGTAGGCGCTGTCCTATATACTGATGAAATAACACTATTGCACTAAATGCTTATAACACAGTTGCAAATTCACTTGCACTTGAGAAGTACTGCAATAACTATGACTTGCATACTAAATTCTAGTTCCATGGTCCCTTTCATGCTAATGGGTTTAACTGTGATATATCTTTTATATGATGGACAAAGTAGACTGGCAAGTTGAGTTAATACGAGACACCATGGTCATTATTTCACGTAGCCTAATGCCTAAAAGAAGTAGCTTCATTTATACTGCCTGGGAACCCAGAATGTTATGTGTAATTACTTAATAGCAATTAGtacttattttttatgtaaatgaCTACATATTATATTATGTATAAGAAAATGCAATCAATTTGTTTCCTGTTATTCCACTTGATGTTAAGATGCGACACATTTGTAAACTCCTATAATTTTGCAGGCATTAATTTGGTCTAAGATGAGTACCGGTCTTCCTATAGAGATATCATCATCAATGAAGGGTCAAAATTACATTTCATTCTGCCGCTTAGATATTGATATTCACCGGTAGGCTTTTGTGATGCGTTGATGATTTTATGATATATTTTGCTTActgattttcttcttctcacTAGCACATGGCAAGCAGTATAATTccattttcttattatttttttttgtaagattTCTATGTTCATTTTAACATCTGTTCAGCTCGTTTTTTGGTCTTTGGTTCATGTTGGCCTCATTTTATGTGTCTCCATATAGGAACATTCCACACATTCATATCCAAGAAAAACGTGATAACAAGGATCAATGGCATGGAGCTGAAATTCaagttgtaattgaaggaaattggacaACTTACCGTGTATGCTCTACTTTACTGATACTTACTAGTCCCCATTTTGAGGGAACTTCCAGTCTCTAGAGTTGCTGAGTAAATATTTCACTTCATTAATACATTCCATATTGTGCAAGTGCAGTCGAAAATTTTGCATTATATGCGACAGATGGCAGTTATCACACCTTATGCtcaatttcttttcaaatttgtttCGGATACACCTGAGTATGTTGTCTCTCTCTCATGTGCACATCCAAAACAATTATCATGCATCTTATATGTCTTTTTTATGCAGTAAAAATATCACAATTAGATTTTCTCGGAGAACAGATGTTATGCCTCCAGTTCCTCTAGAGACTAAACACCATCCATCTGCTGTTGATTTGCTGTTGATAAAGCGCCTTATTGCAGAAACAGCCAAACAGAACCTTTTACAGTTTCTCCAGCACGAATTTGTAAACATAGGGAAATCATATGCTGAACGGTTAATTGGTTAGCATATCATCCTTGTCTTTAATATCGTACCTATTGTTTACTTACAGAAACTTTATTTTGCATgagttttaattttctaatttcttctcCCGGCACCCATTTTCCGTGGGTTCAGAAACACTTAcacataacaaaagaaaaaagggaaacgaaaaagaaaagaaaaatgaaaacattgaTGAGGAAAATAATGAATAGATAAAGTTCTCCAATAGTACTACTTGTTATCAAGGATGGCTTGAGTTTATAGTCATGTGACCTGGAGTCATGGGAGGTGTTTACTTTCATGGGGTACAAAACGGTTAAGCTCTTAAGGAATCCCTTTGATCGGTATTACTAGAGACTGatcttatattaaattaattgcttACAATGATTTATTTTTGGGTTTTCTAGTTTCAGTTGGTTACATTCTTAAAATGTAAAATGAGAAGTTGATTGCATATTCTCTGATGATTTATCTTTCCCAGGAGAAATGGGCCCAGAATTTAGCCCCAAAATGTCTGTTAAGTCTCTGACATCTCAGCAAATAGTCCGTATTCATCAGTTGTTTCGTCAAGCTAAATTTGATGATCCTAGTGGTGATGTGAGTTGCCTCATTCTTTTTGGTAAATTTATGTTAGAAGAACTATGAGCCTTGGTTCTTCAGATCTCTTCACTTTGGTTTCTTTATATAAGTTTGTACAACTTATTTGTCTACACATTTTTGCAGTGTCTTAGTCCTGCTGGGGAATACAATCTTCGACTTGGAATTATAAAGGAACTGCATCCTGACATGGTTGCTACTTATTCAGGCAGGTTGTACTTGAATTTGGAACTCTGCCAATTGTGCTAGATCTGCATGCTTCTTATTCTTACTTGAAGCTGATATATATACGATGTGCGTATATATTCCTTATAAACTAGACGCTTGATCTTTTTTGCCTTGATGATTTATATTAGTTTCCAAATATGTCAATTTTATGTCAAATGTTGGCAGTGCTCAAGTTTTTGAGGGACATCCATTCATTGTTGAAGCTGGTGTTAGTATTGGAGGAAAAGATGTGAAACaggttttttttccttattaacTTATTTGACTGGccatttaaatatgaaaaattttcaCAGGTAGTAAAAATgccaaattatttatataaataataaaaaaaacacagacactgataaacttctattaacATTCATTCATTATTGAAGCTGGTGTTAGTATTGGGGGAAAAGATGtgaaacatgttttttttccttattggtCTAACTTATTTGACTAGCCATTTAAATATGAGAAATTTTCATAGATAGTAAAAATggcaaactatttacagaaatagcaaaaaacaaaagacactgatagacttctatcaatctctACCAATGATAGAgttgtatcagtttctatcattgatagcatcaaTGATAGAgttgtatcagtttctatcattgatagtatcaatgatagacttctatcagtttctatcactgatagacactgatagacttctatctacCTTTATTAATGATATAAACTTTTATcgatttctatcactgatagacattgatagacttttatgagcgtctatcagtgatagacttgtatcagtttctatcactgatagaccctgatagatttctatcagtgtctatctgtgatagacattgataacaaTGTCTATTACAACTATGAttaaattttcctatttttgtatatattttcccttatttttctatttttgaaaacccCCTTAAAATATTATGCTAGCTTGCATTATTTTCATCATTCTATCTGATCTAATTTTAGGGTGGTGGTAATGCTAGTCTGCTAAAGGAAGTGGAGAGACAAAAATGATGTCTTCCCTTGATATTGGTCTTTTGATCTTTGTGCATGCACATTCACTGAAATTTAATGATGATGGACATTTAAGCGTCTTATTTTACTTCCAATTacttataaaataaagaaaatatttatcaatgTATTCAATACCTCAACAGTTATTACTAAAATTTGTAGTAAAAAAAGAAGGGTTTGCATAATATCTCATCGCTGTCTTATTCATCAATACTAATTTTTTTGTACTTTCTTCAATGCAAATTGCAATGAGGAGATAATACATGAATGTATTTTGTGTGTAAGGACGATGATTTCCACAACAAAGGTGGAAGTTATGCTTTAAagatgtttctttctttttttggggggattttcaaaaatagaaaaataaaagaaaatatttacacaaatagaaaagtttaattattttctcCTTCTCCATCTTCCGGCTTCTCCATCTTCTggtttcttcttcatcctcttctCCTTTTTCTCAACTATAAATCGTTTTCTTCTTCGTCTCCGTTTATAGTTTTGTTGCTAGTTCAAAAATGTTAATTAGAATGACAATGATAGATAATGGAAGGCCAAATTATAGACCAAGTGATAGTAGTTTTTGATAGTTTTGTTGCTAGTTCCAAAATAGCAATTAGAATGATAATCATAGACAAGAGAAGGCTAAGTGATAGACCAAGTGATAGAAcactatcattatctatcacaGGTAGACACTGATAgttgtctatcattgtctatctgtgatagacaatgatagttttctatcactttctatcagtgataaatagtgatagactactattaaTGGTCTATCAAATAGATAAtgattttattcttaattttgttGCCGTCAACTATACATTATTGAATATGAAAGTCTTGTTGCTTTTAGATAGTTGTGATGGACATTGTTTAGATAGTTGTGGTGGACATtattatcactatctatcatagatagacactaatagtagtctatcactgtctattagtgataaacagTGATAAAGTAATCAATTGCCTATTAATAGATAATCATTTTGGTGTTGCTAGTCGTTGGTAGTtgttcctatttttttttagatagtTTATGATACATACACTAGAcattgttattgaaaattttattgctTTTAGATAGTTGTGTTAAACATtgttatcaatatctatcacagatagacgctgataaaagtctatcagcatctatcagtaatagaaactACTGAAAGaaatctatcagtatctatcagtgataggaaCGGATAGAAATTCTACtaaagtctatcaatatctatcagtgataaaaactgatagaagtctatcattgatattaagtaatagaaattgatacaagtatatcattgatagaggttgatagaagtctatcgatgatttttttgctatttctattAAATAGTTTGGGATATTTTCTAtctgtgaattttttttaattatatattatatatatataatttttttaattttaaagaaacaaTTATTTTCGttgagaaaaaattgaaagaatacAAGAGCATATAAAAAACTAATCCGCCGAAATTCTACTAAAGAAAATGGCGCGAAGTAAAATGTTGCATATAgcataattacaaaaattatttgaaatcaAAGCCCAAATGGAAACATGAAACCTCACCAAGGATCAAACATCATTAGGGCCTCTCTTTACATCTCTAAACACTGTTATTTCTTTCTCCCCAAAGATCCTATAAACAGAGCACACATCGCAGCAAAACCACAAGGTCATAACTGGTGTTATatcttttagttttcatttgCTAGCTTTATATACTGTATATTGTTTcattaaaatggaaaggaaggGGCGGTCGTATTTTTTGTCCATGCaagtaaaataaactttatttgaTAGTGAAAAAAGTATTTGACTAAACGTGTAGCTGAAAGTAAATATTGGAACTTGTTTTTATTACAGGGTCTGAATATTTTCCGGTTTGCAAATCGGATACCCCTTCTTTTTGAGCAAGGTGCAGATGTTGTGACTAGGACTGCCCTTAAGAGGATCAAGTAAGATTGGAAGCACGTAATGTTcccatttaaaaaattttcattctttAGGTGGTGGAACGAAACTCATAGGTTTAATATTGTTTTGCCAATTCTAGTTATGGAAGTTGTAGTTTTTTAACAGAAGACTGACTTTCATCTTGACCATCCTCCCCTCCCCCTCTCTCCCTCTTTAGTTGGAATAGTTATAAAATCAACCAAACTCAAGATAAAATTGGTGTGTTCGTGAGTATTGTTAGTACGAAGATTCCTTTCAAGGGAACTGGAAAGGAGTACATTGGAGATGACATATCTGAAATAGCATCTGCTGTCAAGGTatacattttcattttaactacAATATGCATATGTTAAGATCCGCTGACGTTGTTAGTTCATTTTAACTACAATATACATTTCATTTTCCAGTCTGCCATTCAGCAGTGCTGCATTCAATTGAAAAGcaaaatagtgaagaaaatacaAGCACGTGAGCAGCAGGAAAGGAAACGGAATTTGAGCAGGTAATTTAGACATTCCCTTTGTTGAAggattgatataattaaatttatcataacTTATCCTTTTAAGTTTTTTTGGTTGATTGGTGATTTAAGGTCATGTGTTTGAACCCTATAATATCATTTTCTCTCCacctaaaattgattttctctTGTTTGGCATGTGAGAGAAGTGTTGAAGTATtgaatattgatataattaaatttacaataaCTCATCAACTTAAGCTTTGGGATTGATTGGTGGTTGAACAATCTTAACTTAAGCAGCTTAGATTTCTTTCTTGAAAATGTTCtaccattttgaagattttACCGCTATATATATTCCTTGAGTTGATATAATCACACTGCATTGACTTGGTTTATAGGTATATCCCGGATGCAACAAATGCCGTGTATAATGTTTTGAAAGAAATGGCTCAAGCGCATGCATCAAAGAAGAAACGTCATGACTGTGAGGATGCTGAAATACTGAGTAAAGTATCTGCTCGCTTGATTACAAATGAGACATTGAGGGATAAACTTGCACAGCATGTTGAACAGGTGAGGTCAAGCCGTACTCTGCTTGTGCCTAAATTTAAGTTATAAACTGATCAGTGGAGTATTAATTTAACTTTAAGGCTCTAGTTTGATGAGAAATAATTCGAGGCTGATACAATGTGGTGGGTGATTCTATACAGTTGCACTAAAGATTTAGTTAAACCATACATCCAAGGGCTTGGTGGAGAGTAGCTCataatttttccaatttgaTACATCTATTTAAACCATTGTAACTATAAGATGTCCTTGGAAGTAAAAAAATACGTCTATATGGTTCGGTTTGGTTATCTCTGGCATCAGCTCGGTTTGGTTCTAATCTGGGGTTTGGGACTGAAAACTGAACCAAATTGGTTTGCTTCTctattttagcaaaaagtatAGTTTGGCCTAGTGGAATCATGTTTACTTACTGCATATGATATAACCAATTTccattccttttctttttccaggTCGACCATGAAATGGCCATGGAATATGCCACACAGAGTGGAGCAAGTGCAGAGCCCAAAGAAGAAATATACATTCAGTCACTGGATGCTACAGATAGCTTCACTGACTTTCGAAGCCCTTTGTTTGTTTTCAGACTGATTTATTAATGTTCATTGATATGATTATTTGTGACTTATCATTTGATTATGAATAGATAGACACGAAATTGTAATTGTTATTGAACTCATTGACTCATTACTTTCGTTGGtcctatatgaaaaaaataaaggtaGATGTGGGGGAAAAAGAGAGGAAGACCTATATAAAATGTCTTTTTTTCACCCTCTCATATGATGCCTGGGTGCTGTGGGCCTGTTTCAGGCAAGTTTTGTTCATCTTGGGTTGGTCTCTCCAGGGCCAGACAACTGGAAATATCCCTCAGCATGAGGCTGGCCCTTTTTATTTTCAGAATCAGCAAAGTTTTCAAATGCTACACCGACCAAACCTAAAGCATTTGAACTCCTCTTGACACTCCTAAAATCCGTATGCACTACAGAATTACTTGTCAACCCAGTTTGTATAGTTTAGGTTCGGTCaataaaaagtttatatatgTCAACATTTGTGTGCCTATGCCACTTAACCAACATTTTGTCATTAAATAGCGATTCCGTTTTCATTAGTTTTGATACTgaaattcatttcataatttcCTCCAAGCTAGCGAGTATGTTTTCttaactttaattaaattacaagtttagtattcaaatcttttcttttgtgtctatttggtctctaaatttataaaattgtcTAACtggtttttgaaatttcaaatttatgccTAATaggtctctaaacttttaaaatgtccAACAAGTCTTCAATTTCATCTGTCTGTAACAAATTTATGACTTATTCaaagtttttaaatattatttgataattttagaGTTTTGAGAAAACGGACACAAAATTAAACGTTCAAACATTTATGGAGTGAAGTATCCAACTGTTGAAATGGTATTGGTGAGCTATCCTCGGATTTGCAATAAAATGCCAATTTAGAAcgtaaaatatgtttaaaaaaatgtacAGAGAAAGATGAAATGCTCGATGATTGAGCAGTGGTGAATTGCTTTGAATATAAAGGGAAAGCACAAGCCTAATAGAAAGAATATTCTAAAGCTAAAATATTtaagggaaatttgtacggatgatctaattttttgggtccaaaatgtcaaatgaccaattaaaaaaaaatgtcaattgaCTCTCTGTTCACATCATcgccataccaaattacgtaaattaTCCTTACACCAGTCTCACAAGGTAAATCTCGCTTTCGTTTGATTAAAAACTCTCACTCTCACTTGAAATTCCCTGGTTTGATGTGGTTGCTTGTCAGTGTACGAATGATTTGACAGTTTTCATGATGGAAgcctcaaatcaaatcaataatacctaaacacaatacaattatgatttttttaaactctaaactccatttcaaaGGTGATTATTTTTCTAGTTTTTGACAGTATTTTGTTGAATGGAGATTTTTCGAATGGGGATTTCCAAGACGAGGTTTTTTCAGAACAAAACAGGTTTTTCAGAAAGGTGCTTCATtattttgagtctgtttaattatttttgctgtgttatttctggaaaggtagtattatgaaattttgtatTGAGAGAGAGTAAGCGAGAGATAGAACGGGAGTGAGAAAGagcaagagtaagagagagagcaagagtaagataaagagcgagattatgagagagcgagattttgagagagagcgagattgagagagtgagattaagagagagagcgagagtacacttcaattgcttgtacaacttaatgaaaaatgttttcttgcTTTGTAAGATGATAGAAAAGTGTCTACTTATTCGATATGaaggtgattgggatgagaatgaaagttcgtaTATTGGGGGACAGTTGACAGGAATAATTTTGCCTTAtacattgaagtatgaagaacttaaatctcacaTTTACAGGGTTATAAATGTCAGTTTttcagagtttgatcttatactgagagttaaatataagcttgaattTGAAGCCCATCCACAGTACATAAGAAATAATGATGAGTTCGCTTCCTTCTTTTGCGAGAAGAGCTTAGTAGACTTTAATTAGCTGTAACGTTGAAATCGAATCAGGACGAAAATATTGGAATGAGGTTtggaaatgtgagttatgatgatacgactgtggacagacaatacgaggaatcatatcagtttcgttgggaagaggatgatattccattATCTACCAACATtgtaccatcaacattatcactAGACAATGACCCCACTAATCCAACAAGATTGAATTTAGAATTGGGCGGTACTTCAGTTGTTGATAATGAGAGACCATCTAGATTCAATTATATGGATTATGGTCATCCAGAGCAAAGTTGTGGTCCTTCAGTAGATGTGAATGTGCAACCAAcaggattgaatgaaatggatcgtgATCATGGAGATGTGCGTCGTTCTACAATAGCTTCAGTGGTTCTACCATCtgtgtcttcaagtcataggACAGAGTTGATTATGCTTGGCACCTCTTCATCTGGGACAGAGgatgttgaagttggtcaactatttttgagcaaaaaggacttgaaaatgagattaCCTATTTTgtccatcaacaaaaattttgaatttaaggtcAGAAAGTCAACCAAATCTCTATTCACTGTCAAATGTATtggggagacatgtaagtggagccttcgtGCAGTCAAAATGGAAGGGTttgatatattcaagatcacaaagtactgCAGTTCGCACACATGTTCCATTGGAATTCTGAATCACGGCCATAGACAAGTAGCTGTTAAGGTTGTTGGTCAGCTGATTAAAGATAAGTTCATAGGAATAAGACGtatttataaacattttcatatcgttgaggatatgaggagagattatggcgtgaacataagttatgataaagcgtGGCGTGCAAGGGAAACCGCGTATGATCTCATTAGAGGTACTTCAGAATACTTATACTccatactacatgcttatggAGAAGagttaaaaatagagaatctaGGTACAGTTTTTGAGATCGAACATGAAGAAGaggtgcatttcaagtatatatttatgacattagggccttgtattagaggtttcgCAAGTTGTCAGTCtgtgataattgttgatgggtcgcactttaaagaaaaatacaaaggcATCATGTTGGTTGCGATTTCTATGGACGAgaacaatcaattatacccactggcatatgcaatagtggacaatgaaactgATCGATCACTTGAAATGTAGTATCGGAGAACTTGATAATTTGGTGTTTATGTCTGATCGGATGGTATCTATCAACAATGCTATTCGTGCATTTTTTCCCACgacatttcatggattgtgtACATGATATATAGAACAAAATCTtgttacaaactttaaggatagCATGATTGTTGGGATATTTAGAGATGCAGTAAGGGCATTTTGCATGACAGAGTTCCAGTCAAAATGGGAAAAACTCCATAGTTTTTGAGACGGTTCTGTCACAAAATATCTAGAAGAcatcggtcttcaaaggtggaCACGGGTTTACCAAATAGAACGAAGATATTATAACATGACATCCAATAGTGCAAAGTGTTTCAATTCGTTAACTAAAGAGTACCGACTATTGCCCatagtatgcttgattgaacatgttagaggaatgcTCCAATCGTGGTTCTACGAATTGAGGAATTACTGGACATCTCGAACGACATTGCACTATGACTACTGTGAAATCCGATTGGCAAGTGAGGCCAATAAGGGTAGACGATATCGGGTTGAGCCTGTTGATTGTTATCAGGTCTACGTGCGAGATAATCGATTGGACGGTATTGTCAATCTTCACTCAAAGGAATGCACGCGTAAGGAATTCGACTCACTTGGTATCCCGTGTTCACATGCAATTGTTGCTGCCAAGGAACGAAATATAGCCATCCAAAGTCTTTGTAGTCGATTTTATACAGTGGACTCTCTAATGACTGCATATGCAGAGCCTATAAATCCACTTGGCTACACATCTGAATGGAAGAGACCTTCTGGATATGTAGAAAAGACTATCCTTCTTTTGAAGTTTGTGGCACAAGTCGGGCGACGgagagtgagaagaataccATCCAGAGGAGAATTTCGCAGACAAATGAAATGTGGTCAATATGGGAATTATGGGCATAACCGCCAAAATTATAGCGAACTGCTCACAACCGTGCGACGTGCTGAGAAATCGTGACACAAACACCCCTCATCTAGTTCAGTTTATAACTAACA from Benincasa hispida cultivar B227 chromosome 10, ASM972705v1, whole genome shotgun sequence carries:
- the LOC120089380 gene encoding DNA topoisomerase 6 subunit B isoform X2, whose translation is MIGLVDRERVDEELYDDYETAKAREKRLAKEARAQEIQAKNAALGKKGREPAASKGMKGRGEASFYRVTCKDNGRGMPHDDIPNMFGRVLSGTKYGLKQTRGKFGLGAKMALIWSKMSTGLPIEISSSMKGQNYISFCRLDIDIHRNIPHIHIQEKRDNKDQWHGAEIQVVIEGNWTTYRSKILHYMRQMAVITPYAQFLFKFVSDTPDKNITIRFSRRTDVMPPVPLETKHHPSAVDLLLIKRLIAETAKQNLLQFLQHEFVNIGKSYAERLIGEMGPEFSPKMSVKSLTSQQIVRIHQLFRQAKFDDPSGDCLSPAGEYNLRLGIIKELHPDMVATYSGSAQVFEGHPFIVEAGVSIGGKDVKQGLNIFRFANRIPLLFEQGADVVTRTALKRINWNSYKINQTQDKIGVFVSIVSTKIPFKGTGKEYIGDDISEIASAVKSAIQQCCIQLKSKIVKKIQAREQQERKRNLSRYIPDATNAVYNVLKEMAQAHASKKKRHDCEDAEILSKVSARLITNETLRDKLAQHVEQVDHEMAMEYATQSGASAEPKEEIYIQSLDATDSFTDFRSPLFVFRLIY
- the LOC120089380 gene encoding DNA topoisomerase 6 subunit B isoform X1 gives rise to the protein MDAGGGSESPDEPKKGKSKTPRKPKESILKQKSPAEFFAENKNIAGFDNPGKCLYTTVRELVENSLDSAESISELPVVEITIEEILKTKFNSMIGLVDRERVDEELYDDYETAKAREKRLAKEARAQEIQAKNAALGKKGREPAASKGMKGRGEASFYRVTCKDNGRGMPHDDIPNMFGRVLSGTKYGLKQTRGKFGLGAKMALIWSKMSTGLPIEISSSMKGQNYISFCRLDIDIHRNIPHIHIQEKRDNKDQWHGAEIQVVIEGNWTTYRSKILHYMRQMAVITPYAQFLFKFVSDTPDKNITIRFSRRTDVMPPVPLETKHHPSAVDLLLIKRLIAETAKQNLLQFLQHEFVNIGKSYAERLIGEMGPEFSPKMSVKSLTSQQIVRIHQLFRQAKFDDPSGDCLSPAGEYNLRLGIIKELHPDMVATYSGSAQVFEGHPFIVEAGVSIGGKDVKQGLNIFRFANRIPLLFEQGADVVTRTALKRINWNSYKINQTQDKIGVFVSIVSTKIPFKGTGKEYIGDDISEIASAVKSAIQQCCIQLKSKIVKKIQAREQQERKRNLSRYIPDATNAVYNVLKEMAQAHASKKKRHDCEDAEILSKVSARLITNETLRDKLAQHVEQVDHEMAMEYATQSGASAEPKEEIYIQSLDATDSFTDFRSPLFVFRLIY